CGGTGTTGCTGCGCTCGCGGGCGGCGGGACGCGATCTGATCGGCTGGCAGCGCGGCGAGACCACGGCCAGTCCGGCCGAGATCATGGCCTACAACGGCATCTCGCCCGAGAGCCTGGAGCGACGCGCGCTGGAGTTGCTGGACTCCGAAGACGCGCGTCTGGATCGGGCGGCTTAGGTTGGGGCGGGGCGGCTCGGGGTGCGGCTGTCGGGGGGCCGCCGTGAATACATCCCTGTAGGCTTGACGGCCGCATCCCTGCGGCCGACACCCCCCGACAGCCGCACCCCGAGCCTTGTGCCTGAGAACTTTTCGCGGAGCCGCTGATGAACGATTCTCCCAAGACCAAGATCATCGCCATCGACGACGACCCGACCGGCTGTCAGACCGTGCATTCCTGTCTGCTGCTGACGCGCTGGGATGTGGAGACACTCGTCGAGGCGCTGAACGATGAGTCACCGCTGTTCTTCGTGCTGAGCAATACGCGCGGTCTGGATGCCGTGCAGGCGGCGGCCGTGACACGCGAGATCTGTGTCAATCTGCGCGCGGCGCTCGACCGGCTCGCCGGGGATGGGCAGTCGATCCGTCCGTTGATCGTCAGCCGCTCGGATTCGACGCTGCGCGGTCACTATCCGGTCGAGACCGATGTCATCGCTGAGAAGCTTGGCCCCTTCGATGCACATTTCCTGGTGCCGGCCTTCTTCGAGGGCGGGCGGATCACGCGCGATGGGGTGCATTATCTGCTGGTCGACGGTCGGCCGGTGCCGGTCAATGAGACCGAATTCGCGCGTGATTCGGTCTTCGGTTATCGGCACGCCTTTCTGCCCGACTATGTGGCGGAGAAGACCGGCGGGCGCATTCGGGCCGATCAGGTCGAGCGCTTCGGTCTGGACGATGTGCGGGGTGAGATTGGCGCGCGTCTGCTGAGTTTGAACGGGAACCGTTGCTGTGTGGTCGATGCCGAGCGTCAGGCCGATCTCGATGGTTTCGCGCGTCAGGTGCTCGCGGCGGTGGGGGAGGGCAAGCGTTTTCTGTTTCGCAGCGCGGCCAGTTTGCTGACCGCCTTCGCCGCGCTGCCGCCACAGCCGGTCGCGGCACGGTCGATGTCGGCCTATGTGCGCGGCGGACGTCCAGGCGTGGTGCTGGTCGGCTCGCACGTGGCCAAGTCGAGCCGGCAGTTGCAGACCCTGATCGAGACGACCGACGTGGCGCCGGTCGAGATTGATCTGGAGCATCTGGTTCAGGACGAGGCGGGTCTGTTCGACACCATCATCGACCGTCTGGAGACCGCCCAGCACGAGAACCGCAACCTGGTGCTCTATACCAGCCGTGGCGAGCGCCAATTTCCGACCACGGCCGAGCGTCTGGCCTTCGGTGAGCGGGTCTCGGGCTTTCTGGTGCGGATCGTCCAAAACCTGCCGCGCGAAACGGGCTTCCTGATCAGCAAGGGCGGCATTACCTCGAACGACACCCTCAGCCGGGGTCTGGCGCTGCGCACGGCGCGCGTGCTCGGCCAGATCCTGCCCGGCTGTCCGGTGGTGCGCTGTCCGGCCGACCATCCGCGCCTGCCCGAGCTGCCGGTGGTCATCTTTCCGGGCAATGTCGGTGATGACGCCTCGCTGGCTGAGATCTATCGCGTCCTGACGCTTCGCGGCTGAACGAACTCAACGTTTCGGGTATTTTATTTGCGCGGCCCTATCCCTTACATTGAAGGCGGTCGTCTTCCCAACCAGTGGCTTCTGCTACGGATGAAGCCCGATGACATCGAGCCGTGAGCTGAAAACCAAGGAATCCAATCCATGACCGCCCTGATCGAAGCCCGCAATCTGGTCCGTCTCTATCCCGGCGGCGTGCGCGCGGTCGATGGTCTCAGCTTCCAGGTTGCGCCCGGCGAGTGCTTCGGGTTGCTGGGTCCGAACGGCGCGGGCAAGACGACCACGCTCGAAATGCTCGAAGGCATCCAGACCCCGACCTCGGGTCAGGTGCTGTTCAAGGGGCGACCGCTGGGGCGCGACGACCGCGAGTCGATCGGCATCCAGTTCCAGGCCACGGCGCTCCAGGACTTCCAGACCGTCGCCGAGTCGCTGGCCATGTTCGCCAGTCTCTATCGGCGCCGCGCCGATCGCGACGAGCTCATCCGACTCTGTCATCTGGGCGACATCCTCGACCGCGACACCCGCAAGCTCTCCGGCGGCCAGCGTCAGCGGCTACTGCTGGCCGTCGCTCTGGTCAATGATCCCGAGCTGGTGTTCCTCGACGAGCCGACCACCGGACTCGATCCGCAGTCGCGGCGCAATTTCTGGGGCCTGATCGAGCAGGTGCGCCGGCGCGGCACCACGGTGCTGATCACGACCCACTACATGGAAGAGGCCGAGCGTCTGTGCGACCGGATCGCCATCGTCGATCAGGGTCGCATTCTGGTCGAGGGACGCCCGGAGGCGCTGATTCGTGCTGAGTTCCCGGCGCGTCTGATCCGGCTGCCGGATTCGGCCTGGCCGGCCGGTGTGCCGCTGCCGCCCGAGGCTCTGATGCGCAACGGCGAGATCGAACTGCCGACCGATGAGGTCGCACCCCAGCTCGACGAGCTGGAGCGCATCGGCGCCGATCTGAGCGCCCTGCGCGTGGCCACGCCCAATCTGGAAGACCTCTTTCTCAAGCTCACCGGACATACACTCAGGACTTGACCCATGTGGACACGCATCCGCGCCATCCTGGTCGCGCGCAACCGGGAGTTCTACCGCGACCGTGCCGGTCTGGGCTGGAACCTCCTGATGCCGATGCTGATGGTGCTGGCCTTTGCCTTCATCTTCCAGGACGAACAGTCCGATCTGCTCAAGATCGGCGTGCTGACGCCGGGCGGTACGCTGAGCGGGATCGAGTCGTCCGCGCTCGACCTGGAGTATGTGACCTTCGTCCCCGTACCCGTGGCGGATCTGGCGGCAGCCATCGTCAAGGTCGAGCGCCATCAACTGGATCTGCTGCTCGATCCGGGCGCGGCGGCACCGCGCTACTGGGTCAATGGCGATTCGGCCAAGGGTTATCTGGCCGAGCGGCTGCTGCTGGCGGCCGAATCATCAGGGGGCGAGGCCGGCGCCAATATCCGGACCGGCATCGAACCCGAACGCCAGACTCTGAGCGGCGCGGCGCTGCGCTATGTCGACTGGGTACTGCCGGGCGTGCTGGCGATGAACATCATGTTCTCCAGCCTGTGGGGCGTGGGCTGGGTGATCGTGCGCTATCGCAAGAACGGCGTGCTGCGAAGGCTCAAGGCCACGCCGCTGAGTCCCTGGGAGTTCCTGACCGCACAGGTGCTCTCGCGGCTGCTGGTGGTGCTGGGGGCGAGTCTGATCGTCTATCTGGGCGCCGCCTGGCTGCTGGACGTGCCGATGCGCGGCTCCTATGTGGCGCTGGCGCTGGTCTATGTCGCCGGGTCGCTGTGCCTGATCAGTCTGGGCCTGATCATCGCCGCGCGTCTGCGCACCGAGGAACTGGCCGACGGACTGCTCAATCTGCTGTCCTGGCCGATGCTGCTGCTGTCGGGGGTGTGGTTCTCGATGGAGGGCACCAGTGCGCTGGCGCAATGGGTCTCGCAGGCGCTGCCGCTGACGCATCTGGTCGCGGCGGCGCGCGCCGTGATGATCGATGGAGCCGGTGTGGTGGAGGTCTTGCCGGAGATCGGCGTGTTGCTGGCGCTGGCGGTCGCTTTCCTGACCCTGGCGACCTGGATGTTTCGCTGGGAGTGATGGCGGCGTTCTTATTCGGAGGCGGTTAAGGTGCTGATGGTTTCCAAAGCCGCCATCCTGTTCGCAGGGCACGCCTCATAGCGTACCCTGCGGCTTCAGTGCGCGATCAGCTCACCGTGACCGGATTCCCGAACACCCGATTGCGCACCGCCTTGCGGATCAGATCCGCCGGAACGATGAGGATCGCCAGCGCCAGCACCGTCAGCCATTCGCCGAACGACAGACCGACGGTGCGCAGGATCTCGCCGCCGAAGGTGATGAAGAACACCTGGATCGCCATGATCGACGGAATGATGATCGAGAACAGCCGGTTGTCGAGCAGATGCTCGAACAGGTTCAGCCCCTGGGTGCGGGCGTTGAAGGTGTTGAACACCTGCACGAACACGAAGAAGGCAAAGAACGCCGTCAGGAACTTGGCCTGGGCCTCGGGCGTACCGACCGCATAGCCGCCGTCGAACCAGCCCTGCGTCAGATCGCTGGTCAGGAACAGAATGCTGATGGCCGCGATCAACCCGCCATTGATCAGGATCGACGACCACATATCCCGGTTGATCAGCTGCTCGTCGCGCCGCAGCGGCGGTTCGTGCATGTAGCGCCCGAGCGCCGCCTCGCCCGCAAAAGCCAGACCGGCCAGGGTGTCCATGATGATGTTGAGCCACAGCAACTGGGTCATGGTCAGCGGCAGGTCGAAGCCGAAGAACTGCCCCAGGAACACCACCAGGATCGCCGAGACGTTCACGGTCAACTGGAACACCAGGAACTTGCGGATCGACTTGAACAGCGTGCGCCCGTAGAGCACCGCCTTGGTCAGCGAGGAGAAGTTGTCATCGAGGATGACGATGTCGCCCGATTCCTTGGTCATCTCGGTGCCGCTGCCCATCGCGAAGCCCACGTCGGCGTTCTTGACCGCCGGGGCGTCGTTGACCCCGTCGCCGGTCATGCCGACCACCAGATTCAGCTCCTTGGCCAGTTTGACCAGTCGGCTCTTGTCGGTCGGGAAGGCGCGTGCCACCACATAGAGATGCGGCAGGATCTGCTTGACCTCGTCGTCTGAGCGTTCGCCCAGCTCGGCTGAGGTCATGACGATGGCCTGCGGGTCGTCCTCCAGCAGACCCACGTCCTTGGCGATCGCCTGCGCCGTCTCCTTGGCATCACCCGTGATCATGACGACATGGATGCCTGCCTGCTTTGCGGTCTTGACCGACTGATAAGACGTCGTGCGCAGTTCGTCGCGCATCCCGAACACGCCGACCAGGGTCAGCGACTCGGGCAGGGCGTTGGTCTCGGAGTCGATCGGCGTCTCGGTGACGGCGACTGCCAGCAACCGCATGGCACGCGCCGAGAGTTTGCTCATCGCCGCCTGGAGCGGCGCCGGATCGCTCAGTTCATGGACCTTGCCCTCGCCGTCGAGCCGGCGCACGCAGTTCTTCAGAATGACTTCCGGCGCGCCCTTGACCAGGGTCAGCGCCCGCTCGCCGCGTACCTGGGTGGCCGAGAACTTGCGGCTGCTGCTGAACGGGATCATGTCCACGACATCGGAATTGTTCGTCGCCAGATAGGGCGTGACGAAGCGCAGCAGCGCCTGCTCGGTGCGGTCGGCGCCGACCAGCTTGGGATCACTGGGGTCACTGGCATCGATCACGGCACTGGTGTTGTTGCGCAGCGCAAAGCCGGCCTCGTCACGCAGCGCCTGCGGAATGGCTTCCAGCGACTCGAAACGCTCGCCGGTCCCGGTCAGGAAGGCGCTCACCGACAGCTTGCCCTGGGTCAGGGTGCCGGTCTTGTCGGTGAACAGCAGATTGAGACTGCCGGCGGTCTCGATGCCGAGCAGCTTGCGTACCAGCACCTTTTCGCTCAGCAGCTTCTTCATGTTGATGGCCAGCACCATCGCGATCATCATCGGCAGCCCCTCGGGCACCGCGACCACGATGACGATGATGGCCAGGATCAGCGCCGTCACCACGTCACTGACGATGAGACCGATGTCCTGTGCCCAGTAGCTCTCCAGTCCGCCGCCTTGCAGGAAGACGTTGTTGAACATGAAGGCCAGGAAGATGAAGGTGGCCCCAACGTAACCGAAGGTGGCGATATGGCTGCCGAGCACCGTCAGCTTGTGCTGGAGCGGCGAGAGCCGGTCCTCGGCCGAGAGCAGTTCCTTCATGGTCTGACCATAGCGGGTCTTGTCGCCCACGGCGGTGGCGCGCATCACGCACTCGCCGTCGACCAGCAGCCCGGCGCGCGACAGACGGTGCTCTTCGGGCGCGGCTTCATCGGCCGTGCCAGCGGGCAGAGCGCTCTTTTTGACCGGCTCGGACTCGCCGGTCAGCGCCGCCTCGTCGACCTCGGCATGACCGCCGATCAGCAGGCCATCGGTGGGGACGGTGTCGCCCGGTTGCAGCAGCACATGATCGCCGACCACCAGATCATTGATCGGGATCTCGGTCAGATGGCCGTTGCGAAACACCTTGACCCTGATCAGCGAGGCTTCCTCCAGCAACCGCTGGAAGGACTGTTCGTTGCTGTACTCCGACCAGGTGGCGACGAAGGTGGCGATGACCACCGCAAAGGCGATACCGACGCTCTCGTACCACTCGGCATAGCCGAGGAAGGTCAGGAGCACCGTGATCGCGAGCGCCACGATCAGGATGATGATGATCGGATCCTTGAGATTGCCGAGCAGTTTGTCCCAGAAGGTCTCGGTCTCCTGGCTGGCGACGGCGTTGGATCCATGCTGGGCGCGCGAGCGCTCGGCTTCTTGGTCGGTCAGTCCCGGATAGCTGAACTTCATGGCAGGGAATCTCCGTCAGCATGAGTGAGGAACGGGGCGTCTATCTTACCGCCGCTTGCAAATCGGCGGCGAAAACCTGAAATTGGCCACTCCTGTGTGTGGTATTTCGAGTGAGGCCAACAGCATGTCGGATGAGGATCAGGTGACGAACGCAGAGCACGACGAGACCCTGGAATCGAGCGCCAATCAG
The sequence above is drawn from the Allochromatium vinosum DSM 180 genome and encodes:
- a CDS encoding calcium-translocating P-type ATPase, PMCA-type encodes the protein MKFSYPGLTDQEAERSRAQHGSNAVASQETETFWDKLLGNLKDPIIIILIVALAITVLLTFLGYAEWYESVGIAFAVVIATFVATWSEYSNEQSFQRLLEEASLIRVKVFRNGHLTEIPINDLVVGDHVLLQPGDTVPTDGLLIGGHAEVDEAALTGESEPVKKSALPAGTADEAAPEEHRLSRAGLLVDGECVMRATAVGDKTRYGQTMKELLSAEDRLSPLQHKLTVLGSHIATFGYVGATFIFLAFMFNNVFLQGGGLESYWAQDIGLIVSDVVTALILAIIVIVVAVPEGLPMMIAMVLAINMKKLLSEKVLVRKLLGIETAGSLNLLFTDKTGTLTQGKLSVSAFLTGTGERFESLEAIPQALRDEAGFALRNNTSAVIDASDPSDPKLVGADRTEQALLRFVTPYLATNNSDVVDMIPFSSSRKFSATQVRGERALTLVKGAPEVILKNCVRRLDGEGKVHELSDPAPLQAAMSKLSARAMRLLAVAVTETPIDSETNALPESLTLVGVFGMRDELRTTSYQSVKTAKQAGIHVVMITGDAKETAQAIAKDVGLLEDDPQAIVMTSAELGERSDDEVKQILPHLYVVARAFPTDKSRLVKLAKELNLVVGMTGDGVNDAPAVKNADVGFAMGSGTEMTKESGDIVILDDNFSSLTKAVLYGRTLFKSIRKFLVFQLTVNVSAILVVFLGQFFGFDLPLTMTQLLWLNIIMDTLAGLAFAGEAALGRYMHEPPLRRDEQLINRDMWSSILINGGLIAAISILFLTSDLTQGWFDGGYAVGTPEAQAKFLTAFFAFFVFVQVFNTFNARTQGLNLFEHLLDNRLFSIIIPSIMAIQVFFITFGGEILRTVGLSFGEWLTVLALAILIVPADLIRKAVRNRVFGNPVTVS
- a CDS encoding ABC transporter permease, whose product is MWTRIRAILVARNREFYRDRAGLGWNLLMPMLMVLAFAFIFQDEQSDLLKIGVLTPGGTLSGIESSALDLEYVTFVPVPVADLAAAIVKVERHQLDLLLDPGAAAPRYWVNGDSAKGYLAERLLLAAESSGGEAGANIRTGIEPERQTLSGAALRYVDWVLPGVLAMNIMFSSLWGVGWVIVRYRKNGVLRRLKATPLSPWEFLTAQVLSRLLVVLGASLIVYLGAAWLLDVPMRGSYVALALVYVAGSLCLISLGLIIAARLRTEELADGLLNLLSWPMLLLSGVWFSMEGTSALAQWVSQALPLTHLVAAARAVMIDGAGVVEVLPEIGVLLALAVAFLTLATWMFRWE
- a CDS encoding ABC transporter ATP-binding protein, which gives rise to MTALIEARNLVRLYPGGVRAVDGLSFQVAPGECFGLLGPNGAGKTTTLEMLEGIQTPTSGQVLFKGRPLGRDDRESIGIQFQATALQDFQTVAESLAMFASLYRRRADRDELIRLCHLGDILDRDTRKLSGGQRQRLLLAVALVNDPELVFLDEPTTGLDPQSRRNFWGLIEQVRRRGTTVLITTHYMEEAERLCDRIAIVDQGRILVEGRPEALIRAEFPARLIRLPDSAWPAGVPLPPEALMRNGEIELPTDEVAPQLDELERIGADLSALRVATPNLEDLFLKLTGHTLRT
- a CDS encoding four-carbon acid sugar kinase family protein, translating into MNDSPKTKIIAIDDDPTGCQTVHSCLLLTRWDVETLVEALNDESPLFFVLSNTRGLDAVQAAAVTREICVNLRAALDRLAGDGQSIRPLIVSRSDSTLRGHYPVETDVIAEKLGPFDAHFLVPAFFEGGRITRDGVHYLLVDGRPVPVNETEFARDSVFGYRHAFLPDYVAEKTGGRIRADQVERFGLDDVRGEIGARLLSLNGNRCCVVDAERQADLDGFARQVLAAVGEGKRFLFRSAASLLTAFAALPPQPVAARSMSAYVRGGRPGVVLVGSHVAKSSRQLQTLIETTDVAPVEIDLEHLVQDEAGLFDTIIDRLETAQHENRNLVLYTSRGERQFPTTAERLAFGERVSGFLVRIVQNLPRETGFLISKGGITSNDTLSRGLALRTARVLGQILPGCPVVRCPADHPRLPELPVVIFPGNVGDDASLAEIYRVLTLRG